CGTTGAGCCGCACGCGCATTTTCAGCGGCAAGCTCTTATTCACGTAGCCCTCAATAAGTTGATTGCGCTTAGGCAGGTCAACGTCGCTAGGGGTGCGCAGCGGCAGTACGTTTAGGGTGCCGAGGCTGGCCTGCTCTACGGCGCGCAGCTTTACTTCGGGCATTACGTTGGGTGAGCCTTCTTGCCGCGTTTCGCGCAGGGTGCAGCTCGTGGCAAACAGCAAGCCCAAGCCCGGCAGCAGCAACGTAAAGCGACGGAGAAGTGACATAGCGGTAACTGTGTTCATGGCCGGACCTACGAAGTGACTTGGCTAAGCGGTTGGCAAAACAAGAAAATAAAAATCGTGCCGGGAACCATTTTTCGTCAAACTTCTCCCTTTACCGGATGCACCTGTCTTTTAAGACTATTAATAATTGGCAGGTGGGCCGCACACTTCACTTTTACGGTGAATGCTGGCAGTTGGCCATATTAAAATTTCAACTAACTGGCTGCTAGCGGAAAAAGAACTTACTCTAGAAGTAGTCGCAAATAGTCTGGCTTTGTTAATTATGAGGCAAGTTATATAACAAAGCGTAATTCAGCAAATCACGTTCTTCAAAATATGCAAACTCACTTTAAATGCTTTTTTAATTTAAATTATTGATTTACAGACAATTTATTTTTTATTAATTGATATTTTTATTAGAAAAATACCAATAAATCTTATTTATACGCCAGGTAAAAAAATTGCAATTACTAGCCATCGGCTGCCCGGATGATTTGCAGACCCAGCACAAGTACAAACACAACTATTCCTAGTACCAGGATGCGCAAGCCGTGCACGCGGTCGGTGGCGCTGTAGCTGTACACGCGGCGGCCATCGGGCAGCAGACGACGATTGAAATAGAGCTGATACCCCACCAGCAGCCCAAAGAAGCCGCCTAGCAGCGCCGACAGGTAGCTGCCTACTATCAGCGCTTGGTGGTCCTGGGGTGGGGCGGCCAGCTCGGCTACGCGGCGCTGCCGCAGTAGCCGCAGGGTATCGGGCGAGATGTCGCGGCCGCGCTGCCGCAGCAGCTGGCCGGCCAGCGCCACGTCGTAGGCGCTCCATTCGTCGGGCTTCACCAGCAGGTCGAACAGCTCTTCGTCGGTGAAGCTGAACAGGTAGTGAGTTGGGTCGGCCTGGCTCAGGGCGTGCGCGTTCATAGCGGCCAGCACCTGGCTAGCCCGCTCAAAGTCACTGAGCTGCACTTTTACAATATACTTGCTGGTCAGCTGGTTATTGGCAAATGACGGGTCGAAAGCCAGCTGGCCATTGTCGAAAGCGGTGCGGGCCAGGATGCCCTGCCGGGCTATCGCCGCCAGCAGCGGCTGCGCTGCCTCGGCCGAGGCAAAGGTCTGGAAATCGCGGAAGTCAGTGCTAGCCTCGAAGATGGTGCCTTGATGGGCATCGGCCAGGTAGGCCGACGACTCGTCGAAGTACTCGCCATCGTCGCCCTGCACGCGGGCCCCTAGCGTGCGTGCAATAGCTAGCATTTTGCCTAAAATCTCCTCATCGGGGTTCTTCACCGTTACCCGGTCGCTAAAATAGCAAAACCAAGCGTAGTTACCCGCCACACCATTTTTTGAATAGGGCAGCCACACGCTCTGGCCATCCGACTCGGGATTGATATTGCCATCGGCCAAGTATACCGGCCACTCAGGGTATTCATCCAGCCGCATTTCGGAGTCGCTCGCCACGTAGTCGAGCCACTCGGCCAGGGTAATAGTGGCGTTATCTTCTTCATCAGCCCAGCGGGGTACCTTCCGCGTGATGTGTACCTCGTAGCCCATAAGTATTTATGCAAGTAAATAGACTGCTAATAAACGCCAAAAGGCCGGGAGCTTGCGCTCCCGGCCTTTTACTAGGCCGCTAGGCCGTGGCTTATTTGCCGTCTACTTCTTCGTAGTCTACGTCGGTGACGTGGTCGCCGGCCGGCTGGTCCTGGCCGTTCTGGCCTTGGCCGTCGGCGCCGGTGAAGCCCTGGCCGCCGGGCTGGCCGCCCTGGGCGCCAGCCGCCGCGTACATCTCCTGCGAGGCAGCTTCCCAGGCTTTGTTGAGGGCAGCTACGCCAGCGTCGATGCTAGCCAGGTCTTTGCTTTCGTGGGCTTTCTTAAGGTCGGCTAGGGCGCCTTCCACGGCGGTTTTGTTGCCGCCGCTCAGCTTGTCACCAAATTCCTTGAGCTGCTTCTCGGTCTGGAAAATGAGCGAGTCGGCCTGGTTGATTTTGGTGATGCGCTCGGTTTCGGCTTTGTCGGCATCGGCGTTGGCGGCCGCTTCCTGGCGCATGCGCTCGATGTCCTGCTCCGAAAGACCCGACGAAGCTTCGATGCGGATTTTCTGCTCCTTGCCGGTGCCTTTGTCTTTGGCCGTCACGTTCAGAATACCGTTGGCATCGATGTCGAACGTAACCTCAATCTGCGGTACGCCGCGCGGGGCGGGCGGAATGCTGTCGAGGTGAAACTTGCCGATGGTGCGGTTTTGGGAGGCCAGCGGGCGCTCGCCCTGCAGCACGTGGATTTCTACCGAAGGCTGCGAGTCGGAGGCCGTCGAGAAGGTTTCGGACTTCTTCGTCGGAATGGTGGTGTTCGACTCGATGAGTTTGGTCATCACGCCGCCCATCGTCTCAATACCCAGCGAGAGCGGGGTCACGTCGAGCAGCAGCACGTCTTTTACCTCGCCGGTGAGCACGCCGCCCTGGATGGCCGCGCCGATGGCAACTACTTCGTCGGGGTTCACACCCTTGCTCGGCTTCTTGCCGAAGAACTTCTCTACTTCTTCCTGGATGCGCGGAATGCGGGTCGAACCGCCCACGAGAATAACCTCGTCCACTTGCGAAGCGCTCAGGCCAGCGTCTTGCAGGGCCTTTTTGCAGGGCTCCATCGAGCGGCGCACAAGGTTGTCGCTCAGCTGCTCAAACTTCGAGCGGCTCAGCTTTACCACGAGGTGCTTGGGGCCGCTAGCCGTGGCCGTGATGTAGGGCAGGTTGATTTCGGTCTCGTTCGAGCTCGACAACTCAATCTTGGCTTTCTCGGCGGCTTCTTTCAGGCGCTGGAGGGCTAGCGGGTCGTTGCGCAGGTCGAGGCCTTCGTTATCGCTCTTAAACTGGTCGGCCAGGAAGTCGATGATAACCTGGTCGAAGTCGTCGCCGCCCAGGTGGGTGTCGCCGTTGGTGCTCAGTACTTCAAACACGCCGTCGCCCAGCTCGAGAATGGAAATATCGAACGTACCGCCGCCGAGGTCATACACGGCGATTTTCTGGTCTTTGTGTTTCTTATCCAAGCCGTAGGCTAGCGCGGCGGCCGTGGGCTCATTGATAATGCGCTTCACGTCGAGGCCCGCGATGGCGCCGGCTTCCTTGGTAGCCTGGCGCTGGGCGTCGTTGAAGTAAGCCGGCACCGTGATAACGGCTTCGGTTACGGTGGTGCCCAGGTAGTCTTCGGCGGTCTGCTTCATCTTCTGCAGAATCATGGCCGAGATTTCCTGGGGCGTGTAGTTGCGGTCACCGATTTTCACGGCTACCGTGTTGTTGGGGCCGGCTACTACGTCGTAAGCCACGTATTTCTGCTCCTGGGTCACTTCGTTGAAGTGGCGGCCCATGAAGCGCTTGATGCTGGCAATGGTGTTTTTGGGGTTGGTAACGGCCTGGCGCTTAGCCGGGTCGCCTACCTTGCGCTCGCCCTTGCCGTTGTCCAAGAAAGCGACAATCGACGGCGTAGTGCGGCGGCCTTCGGAGTTCGGGATTACAACCGGCTCGTTGCCTTCCATTACGGCGACGCACGAGTTGGTGGTGCCCAAGTCAATACCGATGATTTTGCCCATGATAGTGTGGGTGCTGAAGTTTAAAGTGAGGTGGTGTCTGGGTTGGGAATAGGGGCTACGAAGCCGCTGCAGGCCTAGTTACAAGCAGCGTACCAGCCCGTTTTTTCTGCCACTTTGGCGGGGCGCGGTGGTCCGGAGGCTGGCCACCTGCCAGTGCGACGGCTCTGGCTTGGCCCTCCTACGCAGCAGCCTGCCGAAGTTGCCGTTTCTGCTCGCTAGCCCAGCCGGTGCATTCGCAGGCCAAGCTGGGTCGTTGGGCCAAAAATTTATTTTTCAACCCGCAATCCAAATACCTTAGCGCAACCGTTTATGGCGGCAGCTTTTTTCAGCCTTTCTTTTTTTACTCCCTACCTCATCTCAACTTACATGAAAAACATTTTCCTCCTCGCTATTGCCGGCTTAGCCTTTACTACTGCCTGCAAGAAAGATGACACTACCACCCCGGCTCCGCTGCAGCTTTCGGGCACAATGGCTGCTTCGAATGAAGTGCCGGCCGTGAAAGTAGCTTCCTCGGGCACCGGTACCGTAACCGGCACCTACGACCCAAGCAGCATGGTGCTCAGCTACACCGTTACGTATTCGGGCCTCACGGGCAACCCTTCGGCCGGACACTTCCACTTCGGCGATGCCAAGCACTCGGGCAACGTATTTATTACGTTTCCGGCCCTGCCCGCTGCTACCAGCGGCACCGTATCGGGCACCGCTACCCTCACCTCGATGCAGGCCGACTCATTTAAGCTCGGGCACGTGTATAGCAATATCCACACTGCCAGCAATGCCGGCGGCGAGATTCGCGCCAACGTACTCGTAAAGTAACAGCTCTGGCCTTTCCGCTGCTATCCGAGCCGGCCGCTACCCTAGCGGCCGGCTCGTTGCGTTAAGGGCGGCTAGCGGGGCGCAACTTTGCCGGGCAGCCGTGCATCTTTGACCTTTACTCCGCTTTCCCCTCCCCTTTTTGATGAAACCCACGCTCCTTGCTGCGCTGCTGCCGGGCTGCCTGCTGCTGGCGGGCCCGGCCCAGGCCCAGGCTCCCTCTACGCCGATGGCCGCCGCCAACGCGCCCTACCAGCCCTCGGCCACCAAAACCAACGACCTGGTCCACACCAAGCTGGCTGTGCGCTTCGACTACGCCAAGCGCTACCTCTACGGCCAGGAATGGGTGACGCTGAAGCCCCACGCCGTGGCCACCGACACGCTGCGCCTCGACGCGCAAGGCATGGACATCAAGACTGTGGCGCTGATGAACGGGGCTAGCCAGCAGCCGCTCAAATACGATTATTCGGATAAGAATAACCTGCGCATCAACCTGGGCCGCGTCTTCAAGCCCGGCGAGCAGTACGTGGTATACATTGAGTACACGGCCAAGCCCGACGAGCTGCAAGTGCAGGGCTCGGCGGCCATTACCGATGCCAAGGGCTTGTATTTTATTAACCCCGACAGCGCGGTAAAGGGCAAGCCGGTGCAAATCTGGACGCAGGGCGAGACGCAAAGCTCGTCGGCCTGGTTTCCCACCATTGACCGGCCCAACCAGAAGACGACCGAGGAAATCGCCATGACCGTGCCGGCCAAGTACACCACGCTCAGCAACGGCCAGCTGGTGAGCCAGGTGCCCGCCGGCCCCGGCCTGCGCACCGATACCTGGAAAATGGATTTGCCCCACTCGCCCTACCTGTTTATGATGGCGGTGGGCGACTTCAAAATCTACAAGGACACGTGGCGCGGCAAGGAGGTCAATTATTACCTCGAGCCCAAGTACGCGCCGTTTGCCAAGCAGATTTTTGGTAATACGCCCGACATGCTGGAGTTTTTCTCGACCCGGCTAGGGGTCGAGTTTCCGTGGAATAAGTACGCCCAGATTGTAGCCCGCGACTACGTGAGCGGCGCCATGGAAAATACCACCGCCACGCTGCACGGCGAGCAGGTGCAGATGGATGCCCGCGAGCTGGTAGACCGTGAGTACGGCAGCGAGTCGGTGATTGCGCACGAGCTGTTTCACCAGTGGTTTGGCGACTACGTGACGGCCGAGTCGTGGTCGAACATCACCGTGAACGAGTCGATGGCCGACTTCTCCGAAGCCCTCTACGCCCAGCACAAGTACGGCCAGGATGCCGCCGATGCCCACAACTACCGCTACGTGCAGGCCTACCTGGCTAGCCCCCGCGATGCAGCCAAGAACCTGGTGCGCTTCCATTACAATAACAAGGAGGACGTATTTGACCTGGTAAGCTACCAAAAGGGCGGCGCTATCGTGCAGATGCTGCGCACCTACCTGGGCGACGACGTGTTCTTCGCCGGCTTGCAGAAATACCTCACCGACAACAAGTTTGGCAACGGCGAGGCCCACCAGATGCGGCTAGCCATGGAAGCCGTGTCGGGCCAGGATTTAAACTGGTTCTACAACCAGTGGTACTACGGCGCGGGCCACCCAGTGGTAAGCATCGACTACGGCTGGGACGCGGGCAGCAAAACCCAAAGCGTGACCATCAAGCAGACGCAGAGCGGGCAGGTGTTTCAGCTGCCGCTGGCCATCGACTACTACGTGAATGGCAAGGCCCAGCGCCAGCGCGTGCTGATGACCCAGGCTAGCCAGACCTTCACCATGCCCCTGGCCGCCAAGCCAGAGCTGGTAAACGTGGACGCCGAGAAGTTTACCGTGTGGCAAAAAACTGATAATAAGCCACTAACGGAGAGCCTTTACCAGTACAGCCACGCCCCGCTGTACGTAGACCGCCGAGAGGCCCTGGCCGCCGCCGTGGCCGCCCAAACCACCAGCCCGGCCGCCCGCGCCGTGGTGCTGGCCGCCCTCAAGGACAAGTTTTACGGGCTGCGCATTGCCGCCATCCAGGGCCTGAAAATGGATGATAAGAGCGTGGCCAAAGCCGCTGCGCCCACCCTGCGCCAGCTCGCTACCTCCGAAGCCGAGCCGCACGTGCGCGCCGCCGCGCTGGTGGCGCTGGGCCAGCTCAAGGACAAGAAGGACAGCAAAGTGCTGGCTGCCGCGCTGGCCAACCAGTCGTATGGGGTGCAGGGCGCTGGCTTGCAGGGGCTAGCGGAGATTGACGCACCCACGGCGCTGGCCCGCGCTAAAGCCTTGGAAAATGATGCTCACTTGTCGGGAGCCGTGACGGGCGTGTATGCGCTACACGGCGGCCGGGAGCAGTGGAACTACATCCGCACCGCCTATGATAATGCCCAGGGCCGGGGCCGCTATAATCTCATTCAGCCGATGATGCAGATGCTGGGCCGCCTCGACGACCCGACGGCCTTTGGCGAGGACGTGGACCGGCTGCAGGCACTAGCGATGATACCGCAGCTTCGCGCCTACGGGTTCGACAAGCGCCTGGTGGATGCCATTCAGCAGGGCGCCGCGGCCCAGGCCGGCAAGCCCCACGCGGCCGAAAACCAGGCCAAGGCCGCCGCCGCCGTGCAGGCTATTCAGGCTGCCAAGTAAAATTTTCTGTCGCTAAAAATAAAGGGATAACGGCCGCAATAGGGGCCGTTATCCCTTTATTTTTAGCTCCTAGCTAGGCGCGGCGGCCTTATACGTTGAACTATCGCGGTGGGTTGCGTGTCGAATAGCCATGCGCAAGACCACTCCGCTGGTGCTGGCCGCCCTGCTTGCAGGCCGCCTCACCCCCGCCCTGGCCCAGAACACGCCGGATGAGAACAACGACAACGCCGACGCGCCGTTTGTGCAGCACATTCGCCCCGACCGCCCCGGCCAGACCATTACGGCCGGTGTGCTGCGGCCGGGCCAGTTTCAGCTTGAAACGGGTATCCAGCGCTTTTCGCCCCGGGCGGGCGTGGGCGTGAGCAGCAACGTAAACACGCTGCGCATCGGCTTCTGGAACAGCATGGAGCTGCGCCTCACGCAGCCCTACGTATTTGGGTCGCCGGGCACGCCGGCCATCAGCCGCGGCGAGGTGCCCATTGTGCGCGCCGACTCGGCGGGCTGGGCGCCCCTCACGGTAGGTGCCAAACTGATGCTAACGCCCGACCGGGCCAGCCGTTTTCAGATGAGTCTGCTTTTTGAAGCCGCCCTACCCAACACCGGCCAGTATGGCTTGCGCCGCAGCACCTGGGCCCCCGCCGGGCGCGTGCTGCTGAGCCAGCAGCTGGGCCGCCGCGCCGCGCTGGAAGCCAACTTTGGTTTCGTACAAAGCGGCCTTACCCTAGCCGACGTGTTTAATGGCGAGATAAGCGGCCAGTATATCGGCTCGCTCGCCCTTACTGCGCCCGTTAGCGACAAAGCCGGCTACTTCGTAGAGGGCTACGGCCGGGGGCGCGCCAACCTCACGAGCGGCGTCACGGCCGGGCTTTACTACCGGCCCTGGACCGGCTTGCGCTTCGACGCCACGGTGGGCCGGGTGCTGGGCGGGGTGAGTGCCGGCGCTACCGTTGTGGGCGTGGGCCTGGCCTTCCGGCTAGGCGGCAACTAGCGTTGCGCGCCTGGCTCAGTAGCGTAAAAAGCTAACCTGGTCCGTTATAGTGCCACTTTAAGCCGACCTGCCACGTATAGGGCAGGTCGGCTATTTTTTTTACTTTCTTGCAACTATGAAATACCCTGCCTTTCTTCTGCCTTGCATACTACTAACCGGCGCGGCCTGCCAGCGCGTTACGGAGCGTAGTGCAACTACTCCGATGGCAACCTCCATCACGCCCGATGCCTCGCTGCGCGAAACCCGCTGGGTATTGCGGCAGGTAGGTAGCCAGCCCGTAGCCGAGGTAGCCTCGCCCAATCAAACACCCTACTTATTTATCAGCGCGGCCGGCACGGCCGAAGGCCTCGGTGGCTGCAACCGCTTTAGGGGCGCCCTGAAGCCGGCCACCGATGATGGCGAGCTGCAATTTGCCCCGCTCCAGAGCACGCGCATGACCTGCCCCGAGCTTGAAACCGAGCAGGCCTTTGCGCAGGCCCTGGAAAATACCCACGCCTACCGCATCACGGGCAAGCTGCTGCTCCTCTACGCCGATGCCGGGCGCACGGGCACGCCACTCGCCCAGCTAGAGGCCGTGCCGCTGCCCTAGTCACGGGTAATGAATAGTAGAAATACTGTTGTTACTCATTACCTGTCAACTTTTTCCGGGGCCACGCGGGTGGGCGTTTGGCGGCCGGCCACAATGCCGCTGGCGCTGCGCGCAATGGCCGACACTACGCGCGTCATATTCTTGACATCCAGGCTACTCATTTCGTCGCCGACGCTGTGGTAGAGTTTGTCGGTCGGAATCTGGTCGGTGCTAATGGTGTGGGCGGGCACCCCTAGCCGCGCCAGCGTGGCATTGTCGGAGCGGTAAAACAAGTTTTGCTCGGGGTACGGGTCAGGCTCAAACTTAAACTTGGTGCCTTGCAGGTTGGCTTGCAGCAGCTGGCCAAAATCCGACTTGTCGTAGCCCGTAATAAATGCCGTGTTCGGCCCAAACTTGGCCGGCTTGCCAATCATCTCGATGTTGAACATCGCGGTCAGCTCCTTCGGGTCGAGCTGCTGCGAAAAGTAGCGCGCGCCAAAGCCACCGATTTCCTCGGCCGTGAAGGTCACAAAAATCAGTGAGCGGGCATTGTCATTGCGCTTTTTAAAATACTCGGCCAGTGCCACTACCGCCGTGGTACCGCTGGCATCGTCGTCGGCCCCGTTGGCAATGGAGTCGCCGTCGATAGCGGGCTTGACAATACCCAGGTGGTCGTAGTGGCCCGAAAAAATAACTTTTTCGGCCGCGTGGGCCGCCTCGTGGCCCGGCAGGTAGCCGGCTACGTTGCGCAGCGTGAGCGTGGTGGTGCTGGTAGTAGCCGCCACCCGGTAGGCCGGCGGGCTAGCCGGCGCGGGGGCCAGCACCAGCACCGTTGAATACGGGTTGGCGGCCTGCTCGGCCCGCAGCCGGGGGCGGCCCAGCTGTTCGGCCAGGGCCTTAAACTGCGCAGCCTGGCTAGGGTCGAGCAACACCAGCAGGTTTTTGGCAGGCCGGAAAATGTCGCGGTAGTGCGCCTGGAGCTTGTCGCTAGGCCCCAGCACCAGCAGCTCTACGCCATCTTTCTCGGTCCAGTCGAGCGCCGGCTGCGTGGTAAAGGCCAGCACCTGGCTAGCCGGCTGCGCCACACCATCGAGCGTCACGCTGGCGCTGGTCACGGCCGACTGATAAGCCGGAAACTCCTGCATAAAGCCCGTGGCACCCGGCAAGGGCTGCAAGCCGATGCGCCGAAACTCGGTGGCCAGAAACTCGGCGGCCTTCAGGTTGCCGGGCTGGCCGGTGGCGCGGCCTTGCATATCGTCGGCGGCCAGGGCAGTGAGCACCCGCTTCACAGTAGCAGCCGATACGTTGGCCCCCCGTCGTTGCGCCGCGGCGGGCAAAGCACAGGTTGCCAGCAGCCCTAGCAAGAGAATATTTCGCATCAAGTGGTCTGTTTTATAAGAAATTGCGGATTAATGCCCGACCAACACCAGGGGCGAAGGCTAGCGCCGCCACCGCCAGGGCGGCGGGCGGGTTAGTCAGGGCCTGCTCAGACTGCTCGCTTGGGGCACGCGGCTATCCAAGCGCCTACCTGTGGGCCAGCGCAGCAGAGCGTGTGATTTCCGGTGGCACATCCAGAATGCTTGCGGCAGTTTGAGTAGCGCTCAGCAGGGCGTGATAAAAGTAAGACCGACGAGAACGAATGGCTGTTGAAGCCGGCTTAGACAGCGAAAGATTTTTTTATAACCTGCGAAATCAGCTGGCGCCTAGTGCGAGCCCGGTTTCCGGATGGCTGCTCTGGCAGGCCATGCTGGTTTGTCATTCGCATTTACCTCGACAGTCACCTGGTAACGCTGAGGCTTCAGCGCGCATTTAGGCAGGTTGA
The genomic region above belongs to Hymenobacter sp. BRD128 and contains:
- a CDS encoding M20/M25/M40 family metallo-hydrolase, producing MRNILLLGLLATCALPAAAQRRGANVSAATVKRVLTALAADDMQGRATGQPGNLKAAEFLATEFRRIGLQPLPGATGFMQEFPAYQSAVTSASVTLDGVAQPASQVLAFTTQPALDWTEKDGVELLVLGPSDKLQAHYRDIFRPAKNLLVLLDPSQAAQFKALAEQLGRPRLRAEQAANPYSTVLVLAPAPASPPAYRVAATTSTTTLTLRNVAGYLPGHEAAHAAEKVIFSGHYDHLGIVKPAIDGDSIANGADDDASGTTAVVALAEYFKKRNDNARSLIFVTFTAEEIGGFGARYFSQQLDPKELTAMFNIEMIGKPAKFGPNTAFITGYDKSDFGQLLQANLQGTKFKFEPDPYPEQNLFYRSDNATLARLGVPAHTISTDQIPTDKLYHSVGDEMSSLDVKNMTRVVSAIARSASGIVAGRQTPTRVAPEKVDR
- a CDS encoding META domain-containing protein; this translates as MKYPAFLLPCILLTGAACQRVTERSATTPMATSITPDASLRETRWVLRQVGSQPVAEVASPNQTPYLFISAAGTAEGLGGCNRFRGALKPATDDGELQFAPLQSTRMTCPELETEQAFAQALENTHAYRITGKLLLLYADAGRTGTPLAQLEAVPLP
- a CDS encoding transporter, which codes for MRKTTPLVLAALLAGRLTPALAQNTPDENNDNADAPFVQHIRPDRPGQTITAGVLRPGQFQLETGIQRFSPRAGVGVSSNVNTLRIGFWNSMELRLTQPYVFGSPGTPAISRGEVPIVRADSAGWAPLTVGAKLMLTPDRASRFQMSLLFEAALPNTGQYGLRRSTWAPAGRVLLSQQLGRRAALEANFGFVQSGLTLADVFNGEISGQYIGSLALTAPVSDKAGYFVEGYGRGRANLTSGVTAGLYYRPWTGLRFDATVGRVLGGVSAGATVVGVGLAFRLGGN
- a CDS encoding M1 family aminopeptidase, with the protein product MKPTLLAALLPGCLLLAGPAQAQAPSTPMAAANAPYQPSATKTNDLVHTKLAVRFDYAKRYLYGQEWVTLKPHAVATDTLRLDAQGMDIKTVALMNGASQQPLKYDYSDKNNLRINLGRVFKPGEQYVVYIEYTAKPDELQVQGSAAITDAKGLYFINPDSAVKGKPVQIWTQGETQSSSAWFPTIDRPNQKTTEEIAMTVPAKYTTLSNGQLVSQVPAGPGLRTDTWKMDLPHSPYLFMMAVGDFKIYKDTWRGKEVNYYLEPKYAPFAKQIFGNTPDMLEFFSTRLGVEFPWNKYAQIVARDYVSGAMENTTATLHGEQVQMDARELVDREYGSESVIAHELFHQWFGDYVTAESWSNITVNESMADFSEALYAQHKYGQDAADAHNYRYVQAYLASPRDAAKNLVRFHYNNKEDVFDLVSYQKGGAIVQMLRTYLGDDVFFAGLQKYLTDNKFGNGEAHQMRLAMEAVSGQDLNWFYNQWYYGAGHPVVSIDYGWDAGSKTQSVTIKQTQSGQVFQLPLAIDYYVNGKAQRQRVLMTQASQTFTMPLAAKPELVNVDAEKFTVWQKTDNKPLTESLYQYSHAPLYVDRREALAAAVAAQTTSPAARAVVLAALKDKFYGLRIAAIQGLKMDDKSVAKAAAPTLRQLATSEAEPHVRAAALVALGQLKDKKDSKVLAAALANQSYGVQGAGLQGLAEIDAPTALARAKALENDAHLSGAVTGVYALHGGREQWNYIRTAYDNAQGRGRYNLIQPMMQMLGRLDDPTAFGEDVDRLQALAMIPQLRAYGFDKRLVDAIQQGAAAQAGKPHAAENQAKAAAAVQAIQAAK
- a CDS encoding CHRD domain-containing protein, which translates into the protein MKNIFLLAIAGLAFTTACKKDDTTTPAPLQLSGTMAASNEVPAVKVASSGTGTVTGTYDPSSMVLSYTVTYSGLTGNPSAGHFHFGDAKHSGNVFITFPALPAATSGTVSGTATLTSMQADSFKLGHVYSNIHTASNAGGEIRANVLVK
- the dnaK gene encoding molecular chaperone DnaK; translated protein: MGKIIGIDLGTTNSCVAVMEGNEPVVIPNSEGRRTTPSIVAFLDNGKGERKVGDPAKRQAVTNPKNTIASIKRFMGRHFNEVTQEQKYVAYDVVAGPNNTVAVKIGDRNYTPQEISAMILQKMKQTAEDYLGTTVTEAVITVPAYFNDAQRQATKEAGAIAGLDVKRIINEPTAAALAYGLDKKHKDQKIAVYDLGGGTFDISILELGDGVFEVLSTNGDTHLGGDDFDQVIIDFLADQFKSDNEGLDLRNDPLALQRLKEAAEKAKIELSSSNETEINLPYITATASGPKHLVVKLSRSKFEQLSDNLVRRSMEPCKKALQDAGLSASQVDEVILVGGSTRIPRIQEEVEKFFGKKPSKGVNPDEVVAIGAAIQGGVLTGEVKDVLLLDVTPLSLGIETMGGVMTKLIESNTTIPTKKSETFSTASDSQPSVEIHVLQGERPLASQNRTIGKFHLDSIPPAPRGVPQIEVTFDIDANGILNVTAKDKGTGKEQKIRIEASSGLSEQDIERMRQEAAANADADKAETERITKINQADSLIFQTEKQLKEFGDKLSGGNKTAVEGALADLKKAHESKDLASIDAGVAALNKAWEAASQEMYAAAGAQGGQPGGQGFTGADGQGQNGQDQPAGDHVTDVDYEEVDGK